In Malassezia japonica chromosome 2, complete sequence, one DNA window encodes the following:
- a CDS encoding uncharacterized protein (COG:S; EggNog:ENOG503P6RU) — protein MPLDTDRYLTKQGWQGHGKPLDGEQGRGLKKPLIIPQKRNLGGIGQNRDRAVEWWDDVFAAGAKALAIGPSKKQETEEPVPRRSLSTVAKMEHARRMLMRGFVRGEIVGDESLLKEQHKSAYNGQSATKATDAVLTKAGLSGGGKKVEKEDVKEKKGEKERKEKKEKKEKKEKKKEKEIKEKKEKEETKEKEEKKEKSEKKEKKEKKEKKEKKEKKKEKKEKEEKKEKKDKREKGDNQEKSDKQAKSDTKDKKKKSESKPAKSEKKKSSSSQTEHTPAETTLLTKRKSAPMSSDAPLSTDTPKRKRTA, from the exons ATGCCGCTGGATACCGACCGATACCTCACCAAACAAGGATGGCAGGGGCACGGCAAGCCGCTGGACGGAGAGCAAGGCCGCGGACTTAAGAAGCCGCTCATTATCCCCCAGAAGCGCAACCTCGGTGGAATTGGCCAGAATCGCGACCGCGCCGTGGAGTGGTGGGACGATGTGTTTGCC GCCGGTGCCAAAGCGCTTGCAATCGGGCCTAGCAAGAAGCAAGAAACCGAGGAGCCCGTACCTCGCCGCTCACTGAGCACCGTCGCCAAGATGGAGCATGCGCGGCGGATGCTCATGCGTGGAttcgtgcgcggcgagatTGTTGGTGATGAATCGCTCCTCAAAGAGCAGCACAAGAGCGCATATAATGGACAGAGCGCTACAAAGGCTACGGATGCCGTGCTAACCAAGGCGGGACTGTCAGGAGGAGGGAAGAAAGTCGAGAAGGAGGACGTGAAGGAGAAGAAAGGGGAGAAAGAGAGaaaggagaagaaggagaagaaggagaagaaggagaagaagaaggagaaggaAATAAAGGAAAAGAAGGAAAAGGAGGAGACGAAGGAAAaggaggagaagaaggaaaagagcgagaagaaggagaagaaggaaaagaaggagaagaaggagaagaaggagaagaagaaggagaagaaggaaAAGGAGGAGAAAAAAGAGAAAAAGGACAAGAGGGAAAAAGGCGACAACCAAGAAAAGAGCGACAAGCAGGCAAAGAGCGACACGAAGGACAAAAAGAAAAAGTCCGAGTCCAAGCCGGCCAAGTCTGAAAAGAAAAAGTCCTCTTCCTCCCAAACCGAACACACCCCCGCAGAGACTACCCTGCTCACGAAGCGCAAGTCCGCGCCCATGTCGAGTGATGCCCCCCTCTCGACCGATACCCCCAAGCGGAAGCGCACCGCGTAG
- the RER2 gene encoding ditrans,polycis-polyprenyl diphosphate synthase [(2E,6E)-farnesydiphosphate specific] (COG:H; TransMembrane:1 (i113-132o); EggNog:ENOG503NVA6), giving the protein MGVACPRTEDCVHPLLSKDAREDMAPKSADMEESTTLLPSAFSRVSAVLTSQCAWVQTLANQALQRLAVKALSMGPLPRHIAFIMDGNRRWSRANGVRVPDGHKMGFEALRRVLELCMALEGIYMVTVYAFAIDNFKRDREEVSALMELAKTRLLELYDHGEVVSRYKVRVRIVGRRHLLPGDVQEAVNRLEEATKHNSGAILNICMPYSAQDEICTAVNTCVSQQGTVTQESLDAALLVPTAVPVDLMVRTSKVNRLSDFLLWQCNEQTQLHFVEQYWPLFGARELIPILLQYQREKLLGI; this is encoded by the exons ATGGGCGTCGCATGTCCTCGTACGGAGGACTGCGTGCATCCCCTGCTCTCCAAGGACGCGCGTGAAGACATGGCGCCCAAGTCGGCTGACATGGAAGAGTCCACGACGCTCCTGCCCTCGGCATTttcgcgcgtctcggcggtgcTCACGTCGCAATGTGCGTGGGTGCAGACGCTGGCCAACcaagcgctgcagcgcctggccgTCAAGGCACTGTCGATGGGCCCCCTCCCCCGGCATATTGCCTTTATTATGGATGGAAACCGGCGCTGGTCGCGGGCGAATGGCGTGCGTGTGCCGGACGGGCACAAGATGGGtttcgaggcgctgcggcgcgtcctcgagctATGCATGGCGCTTGAAGGGATCTATATGGTAACTGTCTATGCTTTTGCGATAGACAACTTTAAGCGCGACCGGGAGGAAGTGAGTGCGCTGAtggagctcgccaagacgCGGCTGCTGGAGCTCTATGACCATGG CGAGGTTGTCTCTCGATACAaggtgcgcgtgcgcatcgtcggccggcggcacCTCCTCCCCGGTGATGTCCAGGAAGCAGTGAACCGGCTTGAAGAGGCGACGAAGCACAATTCCGGCGCCATTCTCAACATCTGTATGCCCTATTCTGCCCAGGACGAGATCTGCACCGCGGTCAACACCTGCGTATCGCAGCAAGGAACCGTGACGCAAGAGAGCCTggacgctgcgctgctcgtgccgACCGCCGTGCCGGTCGACCTGATGGTCCGCACGTCGAAAGTGAACCGCCTGAGCGACTTCCTCCTGTGGCAGTGCAACGAGCAGACACAGCTGCACTTTGTCGAGCAGTACTGGCCGCTGtttggcgcgcgcgagctgatCCCTATCCTATTACAATACCAACGCGAAAAGCTACTGGGAATCTAA
- a CDS encoding acid phosphatase (COG:I; EggNog:ENOG503NV73), which translates to MADAAPRGSGVSRLGRDTLPHGRGRASDTLGWTPLPSDVALRQVIFVLRHGERAPVRTRMQTATPPIPLRWNFCHTSHEFDKAVLRLAEGEKDGVPSRAMIQRRIEVACPGTEPAPGAPGDCLLGELTDLGRMSMLQLGRAMRRLYVDKLHFLPERLAASDEAMVYFRSTDMRRTAQSLDQVITGLMDPFLGQPGTLVPHVFIRNITEENMLPNPRTCGRLAQLMRTFAKEAAVVYNPKLAQLDESIAPHNNGKGPRVDGQPRLSGLVDTARAAAAHGIDAPAPFLDEKAMGLMEEAVVHEWFAGFANQNEQEALQYRRLATGDFFASLYGSFAHRIRLGERDPSRLRVYLGHDATLVGILHTLECFNGKWPSFGSALSMELLEKESGDGAYVRCRYGDEPLVVPGCSAPGKHYPGRPEICTLAAFREVVVDRLRHPDNVSVQEECNLLAEH; encoded by the coding sequence ATGGCggatgccgcgccgcggggctcgggcgtgagccgcctcgggcgcgatACGCTGCCGCACGGGCGGGGGCGCGCGTCGGACACGCTGGGCTGGACGCCGCTTCCGTCCGatgtcgcgctgcggcaaGTGATTTTTGTCCtgcggcacggcgagcgcgcgccggtgcgtaCGCGGATGCAGAcggccacgccgccgatccCGCTGCGCTGGAACTTTTGCCATACCTCGCACGAGTTTGACAaggcggtgctgcgcctcgccgagggcgaaaaagacggcgtgccgtccAGGGCCATGATCCAGCGCAGGATCGAAGTGGCGTGCCCAGGGACAGAGCCTGCGCCGGGTGCGCCGGGCGACTGCCTCCTGGGTGAGCTGACGGACCTGGGGCGCATGTCGATGCTccagctcggccgcgcgatgcggcgcctgTACGTCGACAAGCTGCACTTTTTGccagagcgcctcgcggcgagcgacgaggcgatggTCTACTTCCGCAGTACCGAtatgcgccgcaccgcgcagAGCCTCGACCAGGTGATTACCGGTTTGATGGACCCGTTTCTGGGGCAGCCTGGAACGCTTGTGCCCCATGTATTTATACGCAACATTACCGAAGAAAATATGCTCCCCAACCCCCGCACCtgcggccgcctcgcgcagctcatGCGCACGTTTGCAAAAGAGGCCGCGGTCGTGTACAACCccaagctcgcgcagctcgacgagagcATCGCGCCGCACAACAACGGAAAGGGAccgcgcgtcgacggccagcCGCGCCTGAGCGGCCTCGTagacacggcgcgcgccgcggcggcccaCGGCATCGATGCCCCGGCGCCGTTCCTCGACGAAAAGGCCATGGGGCTCATGGAAGAGGCCGTGGTGCACGAGTGGTTCGCGGGCTTTGCGAACCAGAACgagcaagaggcgctgcagtaCCGCCGCCTGGCGACGGGCGACTTTTTCGCGTCGCTGTACGGCAGCTTTGCGCACCGCattcgcctcggcgagcgcgatcCGAGCCGCCTGCGTGTATACCTTGGCCacgacgcgacgctcgtcggAATCCTGCATACCCTCGAATGCTTCAACGGCAAGTGGCCGTCGTTTGGCTCGGCGCTGAGCatggagctgctcgagaaggagagcggcgacggcgcctaTGTGCGGTGCCGctacggcgacgagccgctcgtcgtcccgggatgcagcgcgccgggcaaGCACTATCCCGGCCGCCCAGAGAtctgcacgctcgccgcgttCCGCGAGGtggtcgtcgaccgcctgcgccatcCCGACAATGTCAGCGTGCAGGAGGAATGCaacctgctcgccgagcactAA
- a CDS encoding uncharacterized protein (COG:S; SECRETED:SignalP(1-21); TransMembrane:1 (n5-15c23/24o336-359i); EggNog:ENOG503P6KA): MSTPWLAYALGALVAPAVALARATLYLNTGIVPTANPVEISLPDLNIVLSQHLGVEAQSLPLPCAERTQPEVWHHLPEDGALYDASSLFDSPAKGGIMVTFHGLEDEEALFGESLRATHVVPHGASGTNYDALAELYATVTNGVKDAAHHAGDALTRFHAELGALRRLADANVPINLDAVYQLRLSALADVRSEYGAKSHVFQEAKAQLQAVMERLTQRALAGAAPLALVHAASQGHARRGLETREALLAPFAASTTRLGGVVAPLNGSLPDAGACHLSKESLERATVKCSGHGSPIETSKGGKKCWRCACTPTKSAQRTLYWTGAACEKQDVSSLTLLIGSTVAVLFVSVVATVALLYNEGSRALPGTLASIAPPS; encoded by the exons ATGTCGACGCCGTGGCTGGCGTATGCGCTCGGGGCGCTTGTCGCGCCTGCtgtggcgcttgcgcggGCGACGCTGTACCTCAACACGGGCATCGTGCCTACGGCGAACCCTGTAGAGATTAGCCTGCCGGACCTCAACATTGTCCTGtcgcagcacctcggcgtggaGGCGCAGTCGCTCCCGCTGCCGTGCGCGGAGCGCACCCAGCCCGAGGTGTGGCACCACCTGCccgaggacggcgcgctgtacgacgcgtcgagcctGTTTGATTCCCCGGCCAAGGGCGGTATCATGGTCACGTtccacggcctcgaggacgaggaggcgctgTTTGGCGagtcgctgcgtgcgacgcacgtcgtgccgcacggcgcctcTGGCACGAACTACGACGCACTCGCGGAGCTGTACGCGACAGTGACGAACGGCGTCaaggacgccgcgcaccacgcGGGCGACGCCCTCACACGCttccacgccgagctcggcgcgctgcgccgcctcgcggacgCCAACGTGCCGATCAACCTCGATGCGGTGTaccagctgcgcctctcGGCCCTCGCGGATGTCCGCAGCGAGTACGGCGCCAAGTCGCACGTCTTCcaggaggccaaggcgcagctgcaggcggTGATGGAGCgcctgacgcagcgcgcgcttgcgggcgccgcgccgctcgcgctcgtgcacgccgcatcgcagggccacgcgcgccgcggactcgagacgcgcgaggcgctcctcgcgccgtTTGCCGCGTCCACGacgcggctcggcggcgtcgttGCGCCGCTCAACGGCTCGCTGCCCGACGCGGGTGCGTGCCACCTGTCCAAGGAGTCGCTTGAGCGGGCGACCGTCAAGTGCTCCGGACACGGCTCGCCCATCGAGACGAGCAAGGGCGGGAAAAAGTGCTGGCggtgcgcctgcacgcCGACCAAGAGCGCACAGCGCACCTTGTACTGG ACTGGCGCCGCATGCGAGAAGCAGGACGTATCGTCGCTCACGCTCCTCATCGGCAGCACCGTCGCTGTGCTGTTCGTGTCGGTGGTCGCCACCGTCGCCCTCCTCTACAACGAAGGCAGCCGGGCGCTGCCGGGGACGCTCGCGAGCATTGCGCCGCCCTCGTAG